The genomic window ACGGGTTGCGGGCCGGCAGCGGCCGGGGCGGGCTCTCGCGGCAGTTCGTGGAGCCGGCGCGTCACGATGCGCTGCCACGGCCCGACGCCGCTCTCGCGGAATAACCCCTCGGCCAGCACGAGGTGGCGGAGGGCCGCTCCCGTCGCCCCCGCGGCCACGCAGGCCTCGCCGAGCAGGAGCTCCGCACGGCCGCGTTCATACGGCGACGCGATCGCCCGTACCTCCTCGGCGAGCCCGGTGAGCTCGGTGGCGCTGCCCGCAGACACGACACGTCGGATCCGAGCCCGTGCGACGCGAGCGGCGACGGCGTCCGCGGGCAGTCGCTCGACCCCGGCCACGCCCGGCTCGGCGCCGGCGACCTCGTCGACGTCGGTGAGGTACAGGATGCCGCCGTCGATGGAACGCCGGCGCTCCCCCGCGAGGGCGAGGAGCGCACGCGCCTCGATCGGGCGTCCGTCGACGAACGCGATGAGTGCACGGTCGACCTGTTCGGCCACGCGCCGGGGGACCGAACCCGATGCGGGGTTCGCATCGTCGATCGCGGCGGCGAGCACGCCGACGGTGCCGTCCGCGAGCAGGTCGAGTCGGCGGGCGAGCGCGGCGCCGAACCCGCCGAACGCCAACCCGACCGGCAGGTCGGCCGCTGCGCGTGCGAGCCCCTCCGCCGCGCAGTCCACCGCTCCGGCCCATAGCCGGACGACGGCGGCGACGACCTCGCGGCAGGCGCGCGCGAGCGGTGAGCGCACGTCGCCGTCGCGTTCGCTGCCGAGCCGGTCGCGCAGGCGTCGCAGCGCGGCATCCGTCTCCCCCGCGAACGCGAGTTCGAGGGACTCGGTCAGCGTGCGCACCTCGGCGAGCGGCCGGCCGTCGGCCGGCATCGGTCCGAGGTCGTCCGACGGATCCGGTGAGATGCCGAACACGGCGCACCACCCGCGGGCCGAGCTCCAGGCGGTACCCGCCGACCCGAGGGCCGCACTCGCGGCATCCGTCGGTCCGCCCGTGCGCGCCCCACCCACTGCTCCGACCGCGTCTGCGGCTCGCACGAGCCGCGCGAGATCGGCGAGCCGGCGACGCGCTGCGACGGCCTCACCCCATTCGGCATGCAGGCACGCCGCGATGGCGACGGCGTGGGCGAGCGCGCGCAACCGGTCGACGGAGTCGGTCTGCGCGGCGGCGTGGAGCCGGAGGTCGAGCGCATCGTCGGGCACCTGTCCGGTCGCGATCCCGACCGCGTGGACGAATGCCGGCAGTGCGGGCAGCTCGACCGCCGGGTCGTCGGAGTCGAGCGCCTCCGCGAGTCGCTCGACGGCCTCGTCGACGATGCCGAGGTGCAGTGCGGCGATGCCGGTGAGGCAGAGCGCCGCGCCTCGCGCCCGGCCTCGCGCATGGCTCGCCGCCTCACGGGCCACGGCATGCGCGCGCTCGGGCTCGCCGATCGCGTCGGCGGCCGCGGCGATCGCGAGCAACGGCTCCACGAGCTGCGGGTCGCCTTCGAGGGTCGAGAGCGCCCGATGCCAGACGGCGTCGTCGCCGTCGCCGATCTCGTGGTGCGCGGCGGCCAGCGCGGCGTGCACGTCCGTGCGTTCGGCCAGCGTCGCCCGCCCGTGCACCCAGATCCGCATACGCGGGTCGGCGAAGGTGAAGTGGCCCGCGACGAGAAGCAGGTGACGGCTGACCTGCCCGTCGAGGAGGTCGGCGATCGAGCAGTCGGCCGCCGCGAGCAGCACGTCGGTGCGGTCACCGACCGAGACCGCGGCCGTGAGCAGGACCCGGCGTTCCCAGTCCGCGAGTTCGCCCGCCTGCCCGTCGAGCGCACGTGCGATCGCGGGTACGACGGGGAGCGGGTCGGGCAGGGCGGTCCGGCCGAGTCGCTGGCTCGGCCGGAGCGCCCTGGCCGTCTCGAGGACGGCTTCGGCATCACCGGCGACGGCGAGGCCGATCCGAGCCGCGATGTGCGGCACCACGACCAGGTCGTGTCGGGCGAGGAGCTCGAGGATCTGCACGGTTCCCTCGACCGCGTCGCTGTCGCGGGTCGGGCGGGCGACCTTCGATGTGGAACGTGACTCTGCAGTGCTCATGCTGACTCCGCTCGCTTCATCGACGTGGCGTGCGAATATGTTAGCAAACTTTACAAAGCCGACCTAGACCATTCGCCCGACGTTCACGCAAGCCCCCGTTGACGGGGCAAGCCGGAGCCCGAACGCCGCGCGAGTCAGTCGCGGGGCGTCAGCAGGTAGGCGTTGAACGCAGCCGTCTCCGCCGCGTCGTACGGCATCGGCCGGTCGTCGAGGGCCGTGATGCCCGCAGCGAGTCGCACGCTCGACACCAGCCACGCGGCATCCGCCGAACGAAGGTCGGCCACCGGGATGTCGCGGTATTCGACCTGTCCACCGATGGCCGCCAGGTGCTCGAAGAGACTCTGCTGGGTCGTGCCGTGCAGGATCGCGCCCGATGGCGCGGGTGTCGAGTACACGCCGCCGCGGCGCAGGATCACGCTCGACGTCGGCCCCTCCATCACGTAGCCGTCGGCGGAGACGAACACGGCGTCGTCGGCCCCGCGGCGCTTCGCCTCCCGGATCGCCGCCATGTTGACCGCGTACGAGAGCGTCTTCGCGCCGAGCAGGAGCCACGGGGCGCGCTCGGCTGCCCCGCGGTCGTATCCGCGATCGAGCGTCACCGCCCGGATGCCCTGCTCGCGCGGGCCCGACTGATCGGCGACCGGCGACGCGGCGAGCCACGCGGTCGGCGCCGGCCCGTGCTCGACACCCCTGCTGAGCACCAGCTTGATGCCGAACTCCCCGGTCGCCGGGATCCGTGCGAGCGCGGTCGCGATCGCCGCCTCCCACTGCACGAGGTTCGGTTCGGGCAGGTCGCAGATGCGCGCGGAGTTGCGCAGCCGCTCGAGGTGGGGACGCACCTCCTGCGCGTGCCCGTCGACGACGCCGATCGTCTCGAAGATGCCGTCGCCGCGCTGCGTCGACAGCTCGCCGACCCGCAGCGCCGGCTCGGCCTGGTCGACCTCGCGGAACGTGCGCTCCAGGTCGTCGACGGATGCATCGGCGGGCAGCGGTTCGATGAGCAGCGTCACGGTCGCGGGCATGCCTCGATCGTACGTGCTCGGCGGATGCCGTCGTCCACTGCGGGGAGGGCGGACATGAAGATACCGGGCCGCAGAAACGCCTCTCGGCGGAAGGTGCAGCCCAGCCCGCTCCGAACCGCGGACATGAAGACCGCGGACATGAAGATACCGGGCCGCAGAAACGCCTCTCGGCGCGAGGCCGCTCGAAGCGGCGAGATTTGGAGCCCGGGGTTACTGCGGCCCGGCACGAAAGAGTCTAACGGAGTCGACCCCGGACCTATTCCCGGGCCGCGGCGACGATTCAGTCGAGCGAGTCGTGTCGCCAGAGGCGGGCGCACGACGACAGTTCGTCGGCCAGTTCGGTCAGCCGCAGCGCCCGGCGGGTGAGCTCCGCGGGGCGGTCGGGGTTCACGGCGTCCGAGGCATCCGCGTCGTCGGCGAGGTCGGCGTATCCGGCGGCGGTGACCCGGCAGAAGGCGGCCGCCCGGTCGAGCGCGACGGCGAAGTCGCCCGCGAACACCCCGTGCAGGATGGTGTCGGCGAGGTCGCGGACCTCGTCGGGGCCGGTCGGGATCGCGGCACCCGCGACGACCTGGTCGATCGTGTGCGACACCTCGGTGCCGCGCTGGAATGCGAGTCCGGTGCCGGTCGCGTCCTGGCGGATGAGGGTGCGCAGGAGGTAGATGCGCCAGAGGGCTCCGGGCAGGCTCCTCGGCGACGAGTTCGCCCAGAGTTCGGCGATGGTGTCGATGCCGTGCGTGTCGGCGTAGGAGACGAGTCGGCGCACGACCTCCGGGTCAGGGTCGGCGCGCACCCTCGAGAGCAGGGCTGCGGCGGTGTCGTGCGCGATGCGGCTGAGGGCGGCGGGGTCGTCGCCGCCCTGGATCGCGTCGAACATCCCGGGCGGGAACCTCGTCGGACGGTGGAAATCGGCGGCCATTCGCGACAGGATACCCCGGCGGCCCGATGGTGCCCCCCGTCAGGCTCGAACTGACGACCCGCGGATTAAAAGTCCGCTGCTCTACCAACTGAGCTAGAGGGGCTCGACGTCGATTCTTCCATGCGCACGGCGGGCGGAACGAACGCGCTGCCGCCGGGGTGACGACGGGGTGGGCGATCCGACGGATCGCGGGCCGGACCGCGTCCTGATCAGGCGGCCGGGACACCGCCCGACGGGAGCCGTCCGGAACCGTGGAGGCGGGCGCTCCCGCCGATCCCCTGTTCTCGATCGACGGCTCCCGTCACGGCGGCTCCTCCCCAGGATCCCCTTCCGCACAGCGATGTGCGGTGCATTCACCGTAGGCGACGACGGCGCCGGACGCCAGACCTGAATGCCGATCCGTTACCCCGCGTTCACGGGGTGTTCGTCCGGTTCCGCCGCTCAGTCGGCGATCCGGCGGAGCCCCGCCATGAGCGCGATGCGATCGGCGGATGCCTCGGCCAGCGGCGTGACCGCGAGCGTGGTCACCCCGGCCTCGCGGAACGCCGCGACCCGGTCGGCGACCTCCGCTGCCGAGCCGATCAGCGAGATCGCGCGGACGAGGTCGTCGGGTACGGCGGCGATCGCCTCCGCCTTGCGTCCCTCCAGGTAGAGGTCCTGGATGACGCGTGCGTCGTCGGCGAACCCGTAGCCGGCCACGAGGTCGTTGTAGAAGTTCTTGCCGCGGGCCCCCATGCCGCCCACGTAGAGCGCCAGGTTCGGCTTGACCGCGGCGATCGCACGCTCGACGAGTTCCGGACGTTCGCTGATCGCGAGCGCCGGGTTCGCGAACACGTCGAGGGCTCCCAGCGCCGGGTCGCGACGGCCACCGCCCGCGGCGAGCGCGTCGCCCCAGACGCCGGCCGCGCGCTCGGGGTGGAAGAACATCGGCAGCCAGCCGTCGGCGATCTCCGCGGTCTGCTCGACGGACTTCGGGCCGAGGGCGGCGACGGTCACGGGGATCCGGTCGCGCACGGGGTGGTTGATGAGCTTGAGCGGCTTGCCGAGGCCGGTGCCCTCGCCCTCGGGCAGCGGGATCCGGTAGTGCCGGCCGTCGTGCACGACCGGCTCGCGGCGCCAGACCTGACGGCAGATCTCGATGAGCTCGCGCGTGCGGCCGAGCGGTGCGTCGTAGCGGACGCCGTGGAATCCCTCGATGACCTGCGGCCCGGAGGCGCCGACGCCGAGCTCGAACCGGCCCCCGGAGACGAAGTCGAGCCCTGCCGCGGTCATCGCGGTGAGCGTGGGGGTGCGCGTGTAGAGCTGCAGGATGCCCGACATGAGGGTCATCCGCTCGGTTCGGGCGGCGAGGAAGCCCAATTGGCTGACCGCGTCGAACGAGTACGCCTCGGGTACGACGACCAGGTCGATGCCGGATGCCTCGAGCTCGGCGACCTCGTCGGCGGCTTCGCGGAACCCGCCCGCATAGTTCAGGAACATCCCGACGCGCATGTCACTCCTCATCGTGCGGCATCGCGCCGGCGCGCGAGCGCTTCCGACCCTAACCGATCGGCGAGCGCGATCGATCCCGGTCGCGGGAGCGGTCTGGGCGTCGTCCCAGCCGGATGCGAGAGGGTGGTGCCATGGGTTGGAGCCTGCTGCTCGACATCGCGCTCGTCGTGCTGCTCGTCGGTGCGCTCGTCAACGGCTACCGCGCGGGGATCCTGCGCACCGCGGCGGGGCTCGCCGGCCTCGTCGCCGGCGGCATCGCCGCGTTCTTCCTGATGCCGTGGGTCGCCTCGTTCGTGCCTGCGCCCGAGTGGCGGGTGGCCGCGGCGACCGCGACGGCGGTCGTGCTGCTCTCGGTCGGCGCATCGCTCGGAGCCGTGGTCGGACGGGCGCTTCGCAGGGGTGCCGACGCCGTCAAGCTCGGGGTCGTCGACCGGCTCCTCGGTGCGGTGGGCAACCTGCTCGTCTCGGCGTTCGTGATCGGGCTCGTGGCATCCGGCGTCGCGACGCTCGGCGTCCCGGTGCTGTCGCCCGCGGTCGCCGGCTCGTGGGTGGTCCGCGGCATCGACCAGCTGACGCCGACCCCGGCGAAGGCGTTCATGGCCGAGGTCCGCACGGCGGCCGTCGGCGGCGCACTCCCCTGGATCGGCGAGGTGCTCGGCGGGCCGACGGTGGCCCCCGACCTGCCGCAGGTGTCGGTGGACGACCCCGAGCTCGCGGTCGCGTCGGCGTCGGTCGTGCGGATCACGGGCACGGCCTTCGAGTGCGGAAGCACCATGTCCGGGTCGGGCTTCGTCGTCGCCGACGACCGCGTGGTCACGAACGCGCACGTCGTCGCGGGAGTCGACGAACCCCTGATCGAGGTGCCCGGCGGCGGTGCGCGCGCGGGGAGCGTCGTCGCGTGGCTGCCCGACGTCGACCTCGCGGTGATCGCGGTGCCCGGCCTCGATGCGGATCCCATCCCGCTGGCCGCCGAAGCGCCTCCCGGAACGGCATCGGCCGTCGCCGGGTATCCGTTCGGCGGGCCGTTCCAGCTCCGTCCCGCCGAGGTGATGTCGACCGGCGCGCTCACGATCATCGAGGACGGCGAGCGTTCGACCCGCGACGTCACGACGATCGCGGCCCAGGTCGACCACGGCAATTCGGGCGGGCCGGTGCTGAACCTCGACGGCGAAGTCGCGGGCGTGGTCTTCGCCCGCAGCGAGCAGGTCGACAACGTCGGCTACGCCGTGCCGCTGGCGACGCTCGCACCGCTCGCCGCCGCGTCACCGGGCCTCGCCGACCCGGTGGACTCGGGCTCCTGCGCGGGCTGAAGCCGCGCGACCGCCGCCGCACCCCTCACGAGGTTCGGATGAACGCACGAACCTCGGAGGTTTCCGCGGGAAGGCTCCGAACTACGCGCGATGCTCCGGACTTCGAGCGAGACCCGCGTCGCGCCGCCGCCGCTACTCGGCGGCGGTGAATCCCCGGAAGCGGATGCCCCAGCTCGCGCGCCACTCCTCGCCCGGGTCGAGCAGCCGGAGGCCGCGGCCGGAGTTGAACGCCTCGGCCGGCGCCGTCATCGGTTCGACGGCGATCGCCTGCTGTCCGTCCTCGCCGGGGAACTCGCGCGTCGTGTACACCTGCACGTACCCGAACTCCTCCTCGGCCCAGACGGCGACCTCACGGCCGTCGGGTGCCGTGAGGGTGTGCTCGATGATGCCGTCGTCGTCGGCCGCGAGCTCGCCGAACGCATCGTCGAGCTGCACGTCGCCCACGCGGCGCCCCTCGCGGAAGTCGAATCCGGTACCGTCGACGGGCACCTCTCCCGTCGGGAGCAGACGGTCGTCGACCTCGATGTGGCTGGACGCGTCGAGGCGCAGCACGAGGTCGTCGGTGGACACGCCGCCGATCTTGACGAACGGGTGGGTGCCGACGGCGACGGGCGCGGCCTCGCCGCCCTGGTTCTCGAGGTAGTGGGTGACCTTCAGCCCGTCCGCGACGAGTTCGTACTTGACGGCGGTGCCCAGCGTGTACGGGTAGCCGAGTTGGGGGTACACGGTCGCCGCCAGGGTCACCGAGTCGCGTTCGCGCTCGACGACCCGGTACTCGGCGTAGCGCAGCAGTCCATGGATCGCGTTGTCGAGCTTCGGTTCGGTGATCGCGAGCTGGTGCACCTCGCCGGACTCGTCGGTCCATCGACCGTCGCGGATGCGGTTGGGCCACGGCACGAGCACGATGCCGGCGCCCGACGGCGGAGTGCGGTCCTCGGCGTACGGCGGCACGAGGTCGACGCCGTCGATGGTGAGGGTGCGGATCGCGGCGGCGACGGCCGTGATGGTCGCGCGGAGTTCGCCGCTCGCGGTGGTGGTCTCGAGGTCGAACTGTTCGCCAGTGGGCAGCGTCATGGCACCCAATCCTAGAGGGATCGCCGCGGCCGGAATCGCGCGCGCCGGGATCGCTCAGGCGTCGCGGCCGGCGAGCCGGACCGTGAGTCCGCGCTCCTCGAGTTCCTCGACGAGCACGTCGGGCGCTGCGGTATCCGTGATCAGGAGGCCGAAGGCGTCGACGGGTGCGATCCGCCCGAGATGGACCTCGCCGAGCTTCGCGGCGTCGGCGACGACGACGGCGCGGGCCGCCGATCGGAGCATGAGCGCCTTGACCTGCGCCTCCGGAAGGTTCGCGTTCGTGACGCCGAGGGTGGCATCGACGCCGTTGCATCCGATGATCGCGAGGTCGACGTGCACCTCGTCGAGCATGGAGCCGGCGAGCGGATGCACGAGCGAGTGCTGCTTCGGACGCAGCGTGCCGCCGGTCACGACGACGGTGAAGCGCGGGATCTCGGGCTCGAGCTCGAGCGCGATGGAGAGCCCGTTGGTGAAGATCGTGACGTCCTCGAGGTCGGTGCGGGCGCGCAACGCCCTCGCGACCTGGAGGGTGGTCGTGCCCACGTCGAGGATGAGGCTCTGGCCGCTGCGCACCATGGCCGCCGCCGCCGCGCCGATCGCGCGCTTCGGGCTGACGCTGGTCGCGAGCGCCTCCTCGAAGGTGGGTTCCCGCTCGGGCCGGGGCGCCTGGTCGAGGAGGGACCGCGCCGCGGAGCCGGTCGGGGCGGCGGGCACGGCGCCACCGTGGACCCGCCGGATGCCGCCCGCCCGCTCGAGCGCGTCGAGATCGGCCCGCGCGGTGACGGGAGTCACGCCGAACGCCGCGGCGAGGTCGGCGACGCGGACGAAACCGCGCTCGGTCACGAGCGCGAGGGCGAGGTCCCTGCGCCCTGCGGCGTCCACCGGTTCGGCCATACGGCCATTGTCGTTGCGAAAGCCTTGCTTTGCAATACGCAACCGACTTGTTTGCGAAACGAAAGCGGCGTAGCCTGTGCCGGGTGACCACGCAGGATCCGCGCATCGCCGTGCGACGCTCATCGCTCGCCGACGGCCGCGAACTCATCTACTTCGACGATGCCGACACCGTGCTCGGACCCGAACGCGCACTCGACGAGCGCGAGCTCGACCCGCGTCCGGCCACCGCGCACATGCGGCAGGACCCGCTCACCGGCGACTGGATCTCGATCGCCGCCAACCGGCAGAACCGCATGTTTCTGCCGCCCGCACACCTGGACCCGCTCTCGCCGCAGTCGCCGGGCAACCCGTCGGAGATCCCCAGCGTCTACGACGTCGCGGTGTTCGAGAACAAGTCGCCGTCGTTCGGACCGGGCCTCGCCGACGACGTCGCGGCGGATGCCTCCGCGGATGCGATCACGGCCGCGGCGGCCGCCCGCCTCGCCGAGACCCGCACGATCGGCATCGAGCGCAGCCTCCCGTCGATCGGACGTTGCGAGGTCGTCTGCTTCTCCCCCGAGCACGAGGGCTCCTTCGGCACCCAGTCGGTCTCACGCGCCCGCACCGTGATCGAGGCCTGGGCGCACCGCACCGCCGAGCTCTCCGCCCTGCCGGGCGTGCAGCAGGTCTTCCCCTTCGAGAACCGCGGCGAGGCGATCGGCGTGACCCTCGGGCATCCGCACGGCCAGATCTACTCGTACCCGTACGTGACCCCGCGCACGCAGCGCCTGCTCGACGCGATCGACGACTACGGCCCGACGCTGGTCGCCGACCACATTGCGCGTGAGCTCGACGGCCCGCGCGTCCTCATCCGCGGCGAGCACTGGAGCGCCTTCGTGCCGTTCGCCGCGCGCTGGCCCATCGAGGTGCACCTGGTTCCCCACCGGCACGTGCCCGACCTCGCCGAGACCACGCTCGACGAGCGCGACGAGCTCGCCCGCGTCTACCTGCGACTGCTGCGCGGCATCGACGCGCTGTACCACACGCCGACCCCGTACATCGCGGGATGGCACCAGGCACCGGTGCACGAGCGACGCGATGAGGTGCGCCTGACGTTGCAGCTCACGAGCCCGCGGCGGGCTGCCGACAAGCTGAAGTTCCTCGCCGGCTCCGAGGCGGCGATGGGGGCCTGGATCGGCGACGTCACGCCGGAGGCGCAGGCAGAGGCGCTCCGCGCCGCGATCGAGAGGGTCCACGTATGAGCTCCGAGGGCACGAGCGGGCACGACGCCGACCACACCGACTCGGCAGCTTCGGACGGATTCCTCCAGCGGTACGGCCGGCGGCCGGCCGGGGTCTGGAGCGCGCCGGGCCGCGTCAACCTCATCGGCGAGCACACCGACTACAACGACGGCTTCGTGTTCCCGTTCGGCCTCGACCGGCGCACCGCGGTCGCGCTCGGCGACCGGCACGACCAGGTCGT from Agromyces sp. LHK192 includes these protein-coding regions:
- a CDS encoding helix-turn-helix transcriptional regulator codes for the protein MSTAESRSTSKVARPTRDSDAVEGTVQILELLARHDLVVVPHIAARIGLAVAGDAEAVLETARALRPSQRLGRTALPDPLPVVPAIARALDGQAGELADWERRVLLTAAVSVGDRTDVLLAAADCSIADLLDGQVSRHLLLVAGHFTFADPRMRIWVHGRATLAERTDVHAALAAAHHEIGDGDDAVWHRALSTLEGDPQLVEPLLAIAAAADAIGEPERAHAVAREAASHARGRARGAALCLTGIAALHLGIVDEAVERLAEALDSDDPAVELPALPAFVHAVGIATGQVPDDALDLRLHAAAQTDSVDRLRALAHAVAIAACLHAEWGEAVAARRRLADLARLVRAADAVGAVGGARTGGPTDAASAALGSAGTAWSSARGWCAVFGISPDPSDDLGPMPADGRPLAEVRTLTESLELAFAGETDAALRRLRDRLGSERDGDVRSPLARACREVVAAVVRLWAGAVDCAAEGLARAAADLPVGLAFGGFGAALARRLDLLADGTVGVLAAAIDDANPASGSVPRRVAEQVDRALIAFVDGRPIEARALLALAGERRRSIDGGILYLTDVDEVAGAEPGVAGVERLPADAVAARVARARIRRVVSAGSATELTGLAEEVRAIASPYERGRAELLLGEACVAAGATGAALRHLVLAEGLFRESGVGPWQRIVTRRLHELPREPAPAAAGPQPVRQSSTRPDGSGASAAPGAGPAPLEAAEASDPLRRCRERWADLLTERELEVAMLVARGASNREAAGELFVSVRTVEVHVGRVFTKLGVHSRVELAVLAHRGTPAGIHGAAPRT
- a CDS encoding aminodeoxychorismate lyase, encoding MPATVTLLIEPLPADASVDDLERTFREVDQAEPALRVGELSTQRGDGIFETIGVVDGHAQEVRPHLERLRNSARICDLPEPNLVQWEAAIATALARIPATGEFGIKLVLSRGVEHGPAPTAWLAASPVADQSGPREQGIRAVTLDRGYDRGAAERAPWLLLGAKTLSYAVNMAAIREAKRRGADDAVFVSADGYVMEGPTSSVILRRGGVYSTPAPSGAILHGTTQQSLFEHLAAIGGQVEYRDIPVADLRSADAAWLVSSVRLAAGITALDDRPMPYDAAETAAFNAYLLTPRD
- a CDS encoding DNA-directed RNA polymerase subunit beta, whose amino-acid sequence is MAADFHRPTRFPPGMFDAIQGGDDPAALSRIAHDTAAALLSRVRADPDPEVVRRLVSYADTHGIDTIAELWANSSPRSLPGALWRIYLLRTLIRQDATGTGLAFQRGTEVSHTIDQVVAGAAIPTGPDEVRDLADTILHGVFAGDFAVALDRAAAFCRVTAAGYADLADDADASDAVNPDRPAELTRRALRLTELADELSSCARLWRHDSLD
- a CDS encoding LLM class F420-dependent oxidoreductase, which gives rise to MRVGMFLNYAGGFREAADEVAELEASGIDLVVVPEAYSFDAVSQLGFLAARTERMTLMSGILQLYTRTPTLTAMTAAGLDFVSGGRFELGVGASGPQVIEGFHGVRYDAPLGRTRELIEICRQVWRREPVVHDGRHYRIPLPEGEGTGLGKPLKLINHPVRDRIPVTVAALGPKSVEQTAEIADGWLPMFFHPERAAGVWGDALAAGGGRRDPALGALDVFANPALAISERPELVERAIAAVKPNLALYVGGMGARGKNFYNDLVAGYGFADDARVIQDLYLEGRKAEAIAAVPDDLVRAISLIGSAAEVADRVAAFREAGVTTLAVTPLAEASADRIALMAGLRRIAD
- a CDS encoding MarP family serine protease; translation: MGWSLLLDIALVVLLVGALVNGYRAGILRTAAGLAGLVAGGIAAFFLMPWVASFVPAPEWRVAAATATAVVLLSVGASLGAVVGRALRRGADAVKLGVVDRLLGAVGNLLVSAFVIGLVASGVATLGVPVLSPAVAGSWVVRGIDQLTPTPAKAFMAEVRTAAVGGALPWIGEVLGGPTVAPDLPQVSVDDPELAVASASVVRITGTAFECGSTMSGSGFVVADDRVVTNAHVVAGVDEPLIEVPGGGARAGSVVAWLPDVDLAVIAVPGLDADPIPLAAEAPPGTASAVAGYPFGGPFQLRPAEVMSTGALTIIEDGERSTRDVTTIAAQVDHGNSGGPVLNLDGEVAGVVFARSEQVDNVGYAVPLATLAPLAAASPGLADPVDSGSCAG
- a CDS encoding aldose 1-epimerase family protein gives rise to the protein MTLPTGEQFDLETTTASGELRATITAVAAAIRTLTIDGVDLVPPYAEDRTPPSGAGIVLVPWPNRIRDGRWTDESGEVHQLAITEPKLDNAIHGLLRYAEYRVVERERDSVTLAATVYPQLGYPYTLGTAVKYELVADGLKVTHYLENQGGEAAPVAVGTHPFVKIGGVSTDDLVLRLDASSHIEVDDRLLPTGEVPVDGTGFDFREGRRVGDVQLDDAFGELAADDDGIIEHTLTAPDGREVAVWAEEEFGYVQVYTTREFPGEDGQQAIAVEPMTAPAEAFNSGRGLRLLDPGEEWRASWGIRFRGFTAAE
- a CDS encoding DeoR/GlpR family DNA-binding transcription regulator; the protein is MAEPVDAAGRRDLALALVTERGFVRVADLAAAFGVTPVTARADLDALERAGGIRRVHGGAVPAAPTGSAARSLLDQAPRPEREPTFEEALATSVSPKRAIGAAAAAMVRSGQSLILDVGTTTLQVARALRARTDLEDVTIFTNGLSIALELEPEIPRFTVVVTGGTLRPKQHSLVHPLAGSMLDEVHVDLAIIGCNGVDATLGVTNANLPEAQVKALMLRSAARAVVVADAAKLGEVHLGRIAPVDAFGLLITDTAAPDVLVEELEERGLTVRLAGRDA
- the galT gene encoding galactose-1-phosphate uridylyltransferase codes for the protein MTTQDPRIAVRRSSLADGRELIYFDDADTVLGPERALDERELDPRPATAHMRQDPLTGDWISIAANRQNRMFLPPAHLDPLSPQSPGNPSEIPSVYDVAVFENKSPSFGPGLADDVAADASADAITAAAAARLAETRTIGIERSLPSIGRCEVVCFSPEHEGSFGTQSVSRARTVIEAWAHRTAELSALPGVQQVFPFENRGEAIGVTLGHPHGQIYSYPYVTPRTQRLLDAIDDYGPTLVADHIARELDGPRVLIRGEHWSAFVPFAARWPIEVHLVPHRHVPDLAETTLDERDELARVYLRLLRGIDALYHTPTPYIAGWHQAPVHERRDEVRLTLQLTSPRRAADKLKFLAGSEAAMGAWIGDVTPEAQAEALRAAIERVHV